The Streptomyces sp. Je 1-332 genome has a window encoding:
- a CDS encoding DUF1028 domain-containing protein: MTFSLVVRDGERFGIAGSSSSPAVAARIAHLRPGVGAASSQNITDPMLGTALLDGLSAHGDAERALAEVTGAATNEKTIAYRQLTVLGRQGPGFAYSGPHTLGTYASATADGAVAAGNMLSGKHIPGVLLAAYQEATGELEERLITAMKAAVAAGGEQGPVRSAGLAVVADVGWRVTDLRIDWASDPIDRLGELLDVWLPQRDDYVTRGLDPATSPSYGVPGDER; this comes from the coding sequence ATGACGTTCTCCCTTGTCGTACGCGACGGTGAGCGGTTCGGCATCGCGGGCAGCTCCTCCAGCCCCGCGGTGGCCGCCCGCATCGCCCATCTGCGGCCCGGCGTCGGCGCCGCGAGCTCGCAGAACATCACCGACCCCATGCTCGGCACGGCCCTCCTCGACGGCCTTTCCGCGCACGGTGACGCCGAGCGCGCCCTGGCCGAGGTCACCGGCGCCGCAACCAACGAAAAGACCATCGCCTACCGGCAGTTGACCGTCCTGGGACGGCAAGGCCCCGGCTTCGCCTACAGCGGCCCGCACACGCTAGGCACCTACGCGTCGGCCACCGCTGACGGCGCCGTGGCGGCCGGCAACATGCTGTCGGGGAAGCACATCCCCGGCGTACTCCTTGCGGCGTATCAGGAAGCCACCGGAGAGCTCGAGGAGCGGCTGATCACCGCGATGAAGGCCGCCGTCGCCGCGGGCGGCGAGCAGGGGCCGGTGCGTTCGGCGGGGTTGGCGGTCGTCGCGGACGTCGGCTGGCGGGTCACCGACCTGCGCATCGACTGGGCCTCCGACCCGATCGACCGGCTCGGCGAGCTCCTCGACGTCTGGCTGCCGCAGCGCGACGACTACGTGACGCGCGGCCTCGACCCGGCGACCTCGCCCTCGTACGGCGTACCCGGAGACGAACGATGA
- the ilvD gene encoding dihydroxy-acid dehydratase: protein MNIADDPDRAPARSHLYAMGLTEEEMRQPTVGIASTWTGTMPCNLTHRDLARHVATGVRRAGGTPMEFNTIAVSDNLTMGTPGMRASLVSREVIADSIELMGRAHQFDAMVCIVGCDKTVPAAMMAMARLDIPSVLLYSGSMMPGTWRGREVTIQDMWEALGERAVGRVSQDDVDDLARHACPGAGTCAAQYTANTMGTVADFLGLAPFGVGDIPATAGEKTAAAERVGEIALDALARGLRPSSILTEDAFHNAIVSVAAMGGSTNAVLHLLAIAREAGIDLSIDTIGTVCREVPIITALKPSGPHTAADLWRAGGTSLVAARLLEAGVLRESVTLIDGRSPADIAATAVGTEGQTVVREVKSPVKPAGALAILRGSLSPDGCVLKLGGRPDFVRQGPARVFDSEEECFEAIQGGRITEGDVVIVRYEGPAGGPGMREMLSITGALVGQGLGESVTLVTDGRFSGVSRGLVIGHVAPEAWHGGPIALVADGDTVVVDSARRTLDLDVPAEELAERRARWTRPDRTVERGVLSKYAAAVGSASDGAITV from the coding sequence ATGAACATCGCCGACGATCCCGACCGCGCACCGGCCCGCTCACACCTGTACGCGATGGGCCTGACCGAGGAGGAGATGCGACAGCCCACCGTCGGTATCGCCTCGACCTGGACCGGGACGATGCCGTGCAACCTCACGCACCGTGACCTGGCACGTCATGTCGCCACCGGTGTGCGCCGGGCGGGCGGGACACCCATGGAGTTCAACACCATCGCCGTCTCGGACAACCTGACGATGGGTACGCCCGGCATGCGGGCCTCGCTCGTCAGCCGCGAAGTCATCGCGGACTCGATCGAACTCATGGGGCGGGCCCATCAGTTCGACGCCATGGTCTGCATCGTCGGCTGCGACAAGACGGTGCCGGCCGCGATGATGGCCATGGCGCGCCTCGACATCCCTTCCGTGCTCCTCTACAGCGGCAGCATGATGCCGGGTACGTGGCGTGGGCGCGAGGTGACCATCCAGGACATGTGGGAGGCCCTCGGCGAGCGGGCCGTCGGCCGCGTCAGCCAGGATGACGTGGACGATCTGGCCCGGCACGCCTGCCCGGGTGCCGGAACCTGCGCGGCGCAGTACACCGCGAACACGATGGGCACCGTCGCGGACTTCCTCGGCCTCGCACCGTTCGGCGTCGGCGACATTCCGGCCACGGCCGGGGAGAAGACCGCCGCGGCCGAACGTGTGGGCGAAATCGCCCTCGATGCGCTGGCCCGCGGTCTGCGGCCTTCCTCGATCCTGACCGAGGACGCCTTCCACAACGCGATCGTCTCCGTGGCCGCCATGGGCGGTTCCACCAACGCCGTACTGCATCTGCTGGCCATCGCCCGCGAGGCCGGCATCGACCTCTCCATCGACACGATCGGCACGGTGTGCCGTGAGGTGCCGATCATCACCGCGCTGAAGCCGTCCGGACCCCACACGGCGGCGGATCTGTGGCGGGCCGGCGGCACTTCGCTGGTGGCGGCGCGGCTGCTGGAGGCCGGTGTGCTGCGCGAGTCGGTGACCCTGATCGACGGCCGTTCACCGGCGGACATCGCCGCGACCGCCGTGGGGACGGAGGGGCAGACGGTGGTGCGCGAGGTGAAGTCCCCCGTCAAACCGGCGGGCGCACTGGCGATCCTGCGCGGCTCGCTCTCTCCGGACGGCTGCGTGCTCAAGCTGGGAGGGCGCCCCGACTTCGTCCGGCAGGGCCCGGCCCGGGTCTTCGACTCCGAGGAGGAGTGCTTCGAGGCCATTCAGGGCGGCCGGATCACGGAGGGCGACGTGGTGATCGTCCGCTACGAGGGCCCGGCGGGCGGTCCGGGCATGCGGGAGATGCTGTCGATCACCGGCGCCCTGGTCGGGCAGGGCCTCGGGGAATCGGTCACCTTGGTCACCGACGGACGCTTCAGCGGCGTCTCCCGCGGCCTCGTGATCGGCCATGTCGCCCCCGAGGCGTGGCACGGGGGCCCCATCGCGCTGGTGGCGGACGGTGACACGGTCGTCGTCGACTCCGCGCGCCGCACGCTCGACCTCGACGTCCCGGCCGAGGAACTCGCGGAGCGCCGGGCGCGCTGGACCCGCCCGGACCGCACGGTCGAACGCGGCGTCCTCAGCAAGTACGCGGCTGCCGTCGGCTCGGCGTCGGACGGCGCGATCACCGTGTGA
- a CDS encoding fumarylacetoacetate hydrolase family protein — MKIARVRYEGRVLAARVEGGTVFPVVAEDERHMSDAVRDLIADGRAEEVLSADVPGVPLADVELLSPLAAPQKIVCIGLNYADHIRETGLQTPEVPLAFVKTAHCLTGPQATVRVPRGTTEQLDWEAELAVVIGRTAREVSAENAMSYVFGYTVANDVSARDAQFSDGQWFRGKNFDGFCPLGPWIATASDVPDPQGLAICARVNGRTVQNSSTKEMIFGVAETIAYLSRYMTLYPGDVIATGTPHGVGMGRDPQLWLSDGDVVEVEVEGLGVLHNPIHVTG, encoded by the coding sequence GTGAAGATTGCCCGAGTACGGTACGAGGGCCGGGTCCTGGCGGCCCGTGTGGAAGGCGGGACAGTGTTTCCCGTCGTCGCGGAGGACGAGCGGCACATGTCCGACGCCGTGCGCGACCTGATCGCTGACGGTAGGGCCGAGGAAGTGCTGAGTGCTGACGTGCCGGGGGTGCCCCTCGCCGACGTCGAACTCCTCAGCCCGCTTGCCGCTCCGCAGAAGATCGTCTGCATCGGACTGAACTACGCCGACCACATCCGCGAGACCGGTCTCCAGACACCGGAGGTCCCGCTTGCCTTCGTCAAGACCGCCCACTGCCTGACCGGCCCCCAGGCCACCGTCCGCGTGCCGCGTGGCACCACCGAGCAGCTGGACTGGGAGGCCGAGCTGGCCGTCGTCATCGGCCGCACGGCGCGCGAGGTGAGCGCGGAGAACGCCATGTCGTACGTCTTCGGTTACACCGTGGCCAACGACGTGTCGGCACGGGATGCCCAGTTCTCCGACGGGCAGTGGTTCCGGGGCAAGAACTTCGACGGGTTCTGCCCGCTCGGCCCGTGGATCGCCACCGCCTCCGACGTGCCGGACCCGCAGGGCCTGGCCATCTGCGCCCGCGTCAACGGCCGGACGGTGCAGAACAGTTCGACCAAGGAGATGATTTTCGGCGTGGCCGAGACCATTGCCTACCTGTCCCGGTACATGACGCTGTATCCCGGGGACGTCATCGCCACGGGGACCCCGCACGGCGTGGGCATGGGCCGCGATCCGCAACTGTGGCTGTCCGACGGGGACGTCGTGGAGGTGGAGGTCGAAGGGCTCGGCGTCCTGCACAACCCGATCCACGTCACCGGCTGA
- a CDS encoding saccharopine dehydrogenase C-terminal domain-containing protein, which yields MRILIVGAGGVGTAAAGIAARRDFFEHCVVADYVLDRAVRAAEATEDARFVAARVDASDEEAVADLLRRHRCDVLLNATDPRFVMPLFRAALAARIHYLDMAMSLSRPHPDHPYSRTGVMLGDEQFALATAWESSDRLALVGMGVEPGLSDVFARYAADHLFDTIDEIGVRDGANLTVDGHDFAPSFSIWTTIEECLNPPVVWEKERGWFTTEPFSEPEVFDFPEGIGEVQCVNVEHEEVLLIPRWVDARRVTFKYGLGQEFIDVLRTLHKLGLDRTDKVRVGDLEVSPRDVVAACLPDPAGLGDRMRGKTCAGTWVKGVRDGAPREVYLYHVVDNEWSMTEYGSQAVVWQTALNPVVALELLSGGQWKGSGVLGPEALPAEPFLGLLAEYGAPWGMREQQQM from the coding sequence ATGCGCATTCTCATCGTCGGCGCCGGAGGCGTGGGCACGGCCGCGGCCGGGATCGCCGCCCGACGCGACTTCTTCGAGCACTGCGTGGTGGCCGACTACGTGCTCGACCGGGCCGTGCGGGCGGCCGAAGCCACCGAGGACGCGCGTTTCGTCGCTGCCCGCGTCGACGCCTCGGACGAAGAGGCGGTCGCCGACCTGCTGCGCCGGCACCGCTGTGACGTGCTCCTGAACGCGACGGATCCGCGGTTCGTCATGCCGCTGTTCCGCGCGGCGCTGGCCGCTCGCATTCATTACCTCGACATGGCGATGTCGCTCTCCCGGCCCCACCCCGACCACCCGTACTCCCGGACCGGCGTCATGCTCGGCGACGAGCAGTTCGCTCTGGCCACCGCGTGGGAGAGCAGCGACCGCCTCGCCCTGGTGGGCATGGGCGTCGAGCCCGGCCTCTCCGACGTGTTCGCCCGCTACGCCGCCGACCACCTCTTCGACACCATCGACGAGATCGGCGTACGCGACGGCGCCAATCTGACCGTCGATGGGCACGACTTCGCGCCATCCTTCTCCATCTGGACGACGATCGAGGAATGTCTGAACCCGCCGGTCGTGTGGGAGAAGGAACGCGGCTGGTTCACCACCGAGCCGTTCTCCGAGCCGGAGGTCTTCGACTTCCCGGAGGGGATCGGCGAAGTGCAGTGCGTCAATGTCGAGCACGAGGAGGTTCTGCTCATCCCGCGATGGGTGGACGCCCGGCGCGTGACCTTCAAGTACGGGCTCGGGCAGGAGTTCATCGACGTCCTGCGCACGCTGCACAAACTGGGCCTTGACCGCACGGACAAGGTGCGCGTCGGCGACCTGGAGGTCTCCCCGCGTGACGTGGTCGCCGCCTGCCTGCCGGACCCGGCCGGCCTCGGTGACCGGATGCGCGGCAAGACCTGCGCCGGGACCTGGGTGAAGGGCGTCCGCGACGGCGCTCCCCGCGAGGTGTACCTGTACCACGTGGTCGACAACGAGTGGTCGATGACGGAGTACGGCTCCCAGGCGGTGGTCTGGCAGACCGCTCTCAACCCGGTGGTCGCTCTCGAACTGCTCTCGGGCGGGCAGTGGAAGGGCAGCGGCGTCCTCGGGCCCGAGGCGCTGCCCGCCGAGCCCTTCCTCGGACTGCTCGCGGAGTACGGCGCCCCCTGGGGCATGCGTGAGCAACAGCAGATGTGA
- a CDS encoding RidA family protein, translating to MANAPIVAGGHTRIRPFNTRDTYPEQSLDNDLCQAVVAGDTVYVRGQIGQDLDTSESVGVGDAEAQAEQAMANIKMLLEESGSRMEHLVKLTIYLVDPRYREAVYRTVGRWTKGVHPISTGLVVSALARPEWLCEIDAVAVIPRAVVVPKEERA from the coding sequence ATGGCAAACGCCCCGATCGTGGCCGGCGGGCACACCCGGATCCGGCCGTTCAACACCCGCGACACCTATCCCGAGCAGAGCCTCGACAACGACCTCTGCCAGGCCGTCGTCGCCGGTGACACGGTGTACGTGCGCGGCCAGATCGGCCAGGACCTCGACACCAGCGAATCCGTCGGCGTCGGCGACGCCGAGGCGCAGGCCGAGCAGGCCATGGCCAACATCAAGATGCTGCTCGAAGAGTCCGGCAGCCGGATGGAACACCTGGTCAAGCTGACGATCTACCTGGTCGATCCGCGGTATCGGGAAGCCGTGTACCGCACGGTCGGGCGCTGGACCAAGGGCGTCCACCCCATCTCCACCGGCCTGGTCGTCTCGGCGCTCGCCCGTCCCGAGTGGCTGTGCGAGATCGATGCCGTCGCCGTCATTCCGAGGGCCGTCGTCGTTCCGAAGGAGGAGCGGGCATGA
- a CDS encoding NAD(P)/FAD-dependent oxidoreductase translates to MASEETEVVVVGAGQAGVAMSEHLGAEGIPHIVIERHRIAERWRTERWDSLVANGPAWHDRFPNLEFPDIAPDAFATKEQVAEYFVAYAEKIGAPVRCGVEVTSVRKHEGRAGFRVETSEGSIDARFVVAATGPFQRPVIPPIVPDGAVATQIHSSGYRNPEQLPEGAVLVVGAGSSGVQIADELRRAGRRVFLSVGPHDRPPREYRGRDFCWWLGVLGLWDLTTPPQGAAHVTIAVSGAHGGHTVDFRALADTGVELVGMTAAYDKGVLRFVPDLAANIAAGDEKYLALLRAADAYVERNGLDLPEEPQAHVLGPDPACVSDPRLELDLAEAGVTSIVWATGFAADYGWLDVDAFDENGRPDQRRGISREPGVYFLGLPWLSRRGSSFIWGVWHDARYIADHITTRRGYLAYGSN, encoded by the coding sequence ATGGCGAGTGAAGAGACGGAAGTTGTCGTCGTGGGGGCGGGCCAGGCCGGTGTCGCGATGAGCGAGCACCTGGGGGCCGAGGGCATACCGCACATCGTCATCGAGCGGCACCGGATCGCCGAGCGCTGGCGCACGGAACGCTGGGACTCCCTGGTCGCGAACGGGCCCGCCTGGCACGACCGGTTCCCCAACCTCGAGTTCCCCGACATCGCCCCCGACGCCTTCGCGACGAAGGAACAGGTGGCGGAGTACTTCGTCGCGTACGCCGAGAAGATCGGCGCCCCGGTCCGCTGCGGTGTCGAGGTGACCTCGGTGCGCAAGCACGAGGGCCGGGCGGGCTTCCGGGTCGAGACGTCCGAGGGTTCCATCGACGCACGGTTCGTCGTCGCCGCGACCGGCCCCTTCCAGCGGCCCGTGATCCCGCCGATCGTCCCGGACGGCGCCGTGGCGACGCAGATCCACTCCAGCGGTTACCGTAATCCGGAGCAACTGCCCGAGGGCGCCGTCCTCGTGGTCGGTGCCGGCTCCTCCGGGGTGCAGATCGCCGACGAGCTGCGCAGGGCCGGGCGCCGTGTGTTCCTGTCCGTGGGCCCGCACGACCGGCCGCCGCGCGAGTACCGGGGGCGTGACTTCTGCTGGTGGCTCGGGGTGCTCGGGCTCTGGGACCTGACCACGCCACCGCAGGGCGCCGCCCATGTCACCATCGCGGTCAGCGGTGCGCACGGCGGCCATACCGTGGACTTCCGCGCGCTCGCCGATACCGGTGTCGAACTCGTCGGCATGACCGCGGCGTACGACAAGGGTGTGCTGCGCTTCGTGCCCGACCTCGCCGCGAACATCGCGGCCGGCGACGAGAAGTACCTCGCGCTGCTGCGGGCGGCCGACGCGTATGTCGAGCGCAATGGGCTCGACCTTCCCGAGGAGCCGCAGGCGCACGTCCTTGGCCCCGACCCGGCGTGCGTGAGCGACCCCCGGCTCGAACTCGACCTGGCGGAGGCCGGGGTCACCTCGATCGTCTGGGCCACCGGCTTCGCGGCCGACTACGGCTGGCTCGACGTCGACGCGTTCGACGAGAACGGCCGGCCCGACCAGCGCCGGGGCATCTCCCGCGAGCCCGGCGTCTACTTCCTGGGCCTTCCCTGGCTGTCCCGCCGCGGGTCGAGCTTCATCTGGGGTGTCTGGCACGACGCCCGGTACATCGCCGATCACATCACGACCCGGCGCGGATACCTCGCGTACGGATCCAACTGA
- a CDS encoding SIS domain-containing protein: MKTAVPETTEGPSVPQGAAHTHREILQQPRLWAEMDSRLTQEHSALDVFLAPLLAEARLRIVLTGAGTSAYAGQIARSALARATGRAVEAVATTDITAHPDTCFEEPDRPTLLVSFARSGNSPESIAATEIADRLLDHCAHLVITCNADGALAARHRDRADSYVLQTPPEAEDQGFAMTSSLTCMLLGALSALGGSHVQGLEDCAAAARALLSGDVPARIAELTDRAPDRFVYLGSGALQALAGESALKLLELTGGAVTALPESSLGFRHGPKAFLTQRTAAIVYVSNNPYTRQYDLDIFRELSGALPAGQVVAVAARPDGLPAEHTWLLEGMAEAEDAALALPAVLCAQLIALAASLACGMRPDNPFPDGEVNRVVQGVTIHPLPAR; encoded by the coding sequence GTGAAGACCGCCGTCCCCGAAACCACCGAGGGCCCGTCCGTGCCGCAAGGCGCCGCCCACACGCACCGCGAAATCCTCCAACAACCGCGCCTGTGGGCCGAGATGGACTCCCGCCTTACGCAGGAACACTCCGCACTCGACGTGTTCCTCGCCCCCCTGCTCGCTGAGGCACGGCTGCGTATCGTCCTCACGGGCGCGGGGACCTCCGCCTACGCGGGGCAGATCGCACGGTCGGCCCTCGCGCGAGCGACGGGCCGCGCGGTCGAGGCCGTCGCCACGACGGACATCACGGCCCACCCCGACACATGCTTCGAGGAGCCCGACCGGCCGACCCTGCTGGTGTCCTTCGCTCGCTCCGGCAACAGCCCCGAGAGCATCGCGGCGACCGAGATCGCCGATCGGCTGCTCGACCACTGTGCCCACCTCGTCATCACGTGCAACGCGGACGGCGCCCTGGCCGCCCGGCATCGGGACCGCGCCGACTCCTACGTGCTCCAGACGCCGCCGGAGGCCGAGGACCAGGGCTTCGCGATGACCTCCAGCCTGACGTGCATGCTCCTCGGGGCGCTCAGTGCGCTGGGCGGCAGCCACGTCCAAGGGCTGGAGGACTGCGCCGCCGCGGCCAGGGCCCTGCTGTCCGGCGATGTGCCCGCAAGGATCGCGGAACTGACCGATCGCGCTCCGGACCGTTTCGTCTACCTGGGAAGTGGCGCGCTGCAAGCCCTCGCCGGCGAGTCCGCGCTCAAGCTGCTCGAGCTGACCGGAGGCGCGGTCACCGCTCTGCCCGAATCGTCGCTGGGCTTCCGGCACGGCCCCAAGGCGTTCCTCACCCAGCGCACGGCGGCCATCGTCTATGTGTCGAACAACCCCTACACGCGCCAGTACGACCTGGACATCTTCCGGGAGCTGAGCGGCGCCCTGCCCGCCGGCCAGGTGGTGGCCGTCGCCGCCCGGCCCGACGGGCTCCCGGCCGAACACACCTGGCTCCTGGAGGGCATGGCCGAGGCCGAGGACGCCGCGCTGGCACTGCCCGCCGTGCTGTGCGCCCAACTCATCGCACTGGCAGCTTCGTTGGCCTGCGGCATGCGGCCCGACAATCCCTTCCCCGACGGGGAGGTCAACCGGGTCGTCCAGGGCGTCACGATCCACCCCCTGCCGGCGCGCTGA
- a CDS encoding BadF/BadG/BcrA/BcrD ATPase family protein encodes MYLGVDAGGTKTAFVIVDAAGTVLGAADGPSTAPALGEHGLETAQAVLRDGITEVCRLAGTEPMRLRHAFFGLPGHGESPSLSAALDALPEQILGHDRFAVGNDMVCGWAGSLGLADGINVISGTGSMAYGVLRGREARTGGWGELFGDEGSAHWIAVQALNLFTRMSDGRTPPGPLLAVLRRRLGLDTDLDLVDVMLLGRPDRTAVAAVSRHVSEAAAEGDTHCARILTRAGEELAELARAARRALSAAPDEKVPVSWSGGVFTVPRVREAFTRALTAFPEPYDARPPLGAPVNGAALLAARLAGEPLNA; translated from the coding sequence ATGTATCTCGGAGTTGACGCCGGCGGCACGAAGACGGCCTTCGTCATCGTGGACGCCGCCGGGACGGTGCTCGGCGCGGCCGACGGGCCGTCCACCGCTCCCGCGCTCGGGGAGCACGGCTTGGAGACCGCGCAGGCCGTGCTGCGCGACGGCATCACAGAGGTCTGTCGGCTGGCGGGCACCGAGCCCATGCGGCTGCGTCACGCGTTCTTCGGGCTGCCCGGCCACGGTGAGTCCCCGTCCCTGTCCGCCGCGTTGGACGCGCTGCCCGAGCAGATCCTCGGGCACGACCGGTTCGCGGTGGGCAACGACATGGTGTGCGGCTGGGCCGGATCGCTCGGTCTCGCGGACGGCATCAACGTGATCAGCGGTACGGGTTCGATGGCGTACGGCGTCCTGCGCGGACGGGAAGCGCGCACCGGCGGCTGGGGGGAGCTCTTCGGTGACGAGGGCTCGGCGCACTGGATCGCGGTCCAAGCGCTGAACCTCTTCACGCGCATGAGCGACGGCCGGACACCTCCAGGCCCCCTCCTCGCGGTCCTTCGGCGCCGTCTCGGTCTCGACACCGACCTGGACCTCGTCGACGTCATGCTCCTGGGCCGGCCCGACCGCACCGCCGTCGCCGCGGTGAGCCGCCACGTCTCCGAAGCCGCGGCGGAGGGTGACACGCACTGCGCGCGCATCCTCACCCGGGCGGGGGAAGAGCTGGCCGAACTCGCCCGCGCCGCCCGGCGCGCGCTCAGCGCCGCGCCCGACGAGAAAGTTCCCGTCTCCTGGTCGGGTGGGGTGTTCACCGTCCCGCGCGTGCGTGAGGCGTTCACCCGCGCTCTGACCGCCTTCCCGGAGCCGTACGACGCCCGGCCGCCACTGGGCGCTCCCGTCAACGGCGCGGCTCTGCTGGCAGCCCGGCTCGCCGGTGAACCTCTGAACGCATGA
- a CDS encoding DeoR/GlpR family DNA-binding transcription regulator — translation MLGAERRKRLLHAVRAEGVAHVGTLAERLDVSPSTIRRDLSALQSQGLLNRTHGGAMAEAVQADEADRPQRSGFASWEKSKLASAAVEHIAPGATILVTGGTTTAAMVPLLDGIERLTVVTNSLHLAGELAQFEDISTVVLGGYLRHREMSLLGHLTRQALEELQVDEAFVGAYGITGAGISGAHVDEAETDRWLLSRVRRVTALVDGSKFSRSGPVRIAPADRLYRVITDGSAPENELGALRAAGVDVVQV, via the coding sequence ATGCTGGGCGCCGAGCGAAGGAAGAGGCTGCTCCACGCGGTGCGCGCGGAGGGCGTCGCCCATGTGGGCACGCTCGCCGAGCGTCTGGACGTCAGTCCTTCGACCATTCGCAGGGACCTGTCCGCGCTGCAGTCCCAGGGCCTGCTGAACCGTACCCACGGCGGGGCAATGGCCGAGGCGGTCCAAGCGGACGAGGCGGACCGTCCCCAGCGCAGCGGATTCGCCTCCTGGGAGAAGAGCAAGCTGGCGAGCGCCGCCGTGGAGCACATCGCCCCCGGCGCCACGATCCTCGTCACGGGCGGCACGACCACCGCCGCGATGGTGCCGCTGCTCGACGGGATCGAGCGGCTGACCGTCGTGACCAACTCGCTCCATCTGGCCGGTGAGCTCGCCCAGTTCGAGGACATCAGTACCGTGGTGCTCGGTGGATACCTGCGCCACCGCGAGATGTCCCTGCTGGGTCACCTGACACGTCAGGCCCTTGAAGAGCTGCAGGTGGACGAGGCGTTCGTGGGCGCCTACGGCATCACGGGCGCCGGGATCAGCGGCGCGCACGTGGACGAGGCGGAGACCGACCGCTGGCTGCTCTCGCGCGTCCGGCGGGTCACGGCCCTGGTCGACGGATCGAAGTTCAGCCGCTCGGGACCCGTGCGGATCGCCCCCGCCGACCGGCTGTACCGGGTGATCACCGATGGCTCGGCGCCCGAGAACGAGCTGGGCGCGCTGCGCGCCGCCGGTGTGGACGTCGTGCAGGTCTGA
- a CDS encoding M20 family metallopeptidase has protein sequence MSALKEAARSAVDRHADELVALSECLHADPETAWEEHRAAARVPELLDRAGFDVTASYLGLDTAFHASFGSGPTRIALCAEYDALPGLGHACGHNLIAASSVGAALGLAAVADDAGLTVEVYGTPAEEGGGGKIELLDRGAFAGVDLAMMAHPAPVDVAEARPFAVSHSKVAYTGKSAHAAAYPEAGINAADAFTVAQVAIGLLRQQLPASARVHGVVTHAGDAPNAIPERSSGRWYVRAETLAELAELEPRVMRAFEAGALATGCDLEIEPESKPYAEFRADEKALAHYRSNAVALGRAFAPPGQAARMNRASTDMGNVSQVVPAIHPYIGIGSLPATNHQHEFAAYCVGSTAQRALLDAATALAWTGVDRGQPAEEAST, from the coding sequence ATGAGCGCCCTGAAAGAGGCCGCCCGCTCGGCCGTCGACCGGCACGCCGACGAACTGGTCGCGTTGTCCGAATGCCTGCACGCCGACCCGGAGACCGCCTGGGAGGAACACCGAGCGGCCGCCCGCGTGCCGGAGCTGCTCGACCGGGCCGGGTTCGACGTCACCGCGTCCTACCTGGGCCTGGACACCGCGTTCCACGCCTCCTTCGGCAGCGGGCCCACCCGGATCGCGCTGTGCGCCGAATACGACGCGCTGCCCGGCCTCGGGCACGCGTGCGGGCACAACCTCATCGCCGCGAGTTCGGTAGGCGCCGCGCTCGGCCTCGCCGCCGTGGCCGACGACGCCGGGCTCACCGTCGAGGTCTACGGCACTCCCGCCGAGGAGGGCGGTGGCGGCAAGATCGAGCTGCTCGACCGGGGCGCCTTCGCCGGAGTCGATCTCGCGATGATGGCGCACCCGGCGCCCGTCGACGTAGCCGAGGCCCGCCCCTTCGCCGTCAGCCACTCGAAGGTCGCCTACACCGGAAAGTCCGCGCACGCCGCCGCTTACCCGGAGGCCGGGATCAACGCGGCCGACGCCTTCACCGTGGCGCAGGTCGCCATCGGCCTGCTGCGCCAGCAACTCCCGGCCTCCGCGCGCGTGCACGGCGTCGTGACGCACGCGGGGGACGCACCGAACGCCATCCCGGAGCGCTCCTCGGGCCGCTGGTACGTACGGGCCGAAACCCTCGCGGAACTCGCCGAGTTGGAGCCGCGCGTCATGCGGGCCTTCGAGGCGGGTGCGCTGGCGACCGGCTGCGACCTGGAGATCGAACCGGAGAGCAAGCCGTACGCGGAGTTCCGCGCGGACGAGAAGGCTCTGGCGCACTACCGTTCCAACGCCGTCGCCCTGGGGCGCGCATTCGCCCCGCCGGGCCAGGCCGCGCGCATGAACCGGGCCTCCACCGACATGGGCAACGTGTCGCAGGTGGTGCCCGCCATCCACCCCTACATCGGCATCGGCTCCCTGCCCGCCACCAACCACCAGCACGAGTTCGCCGCGTACTGCGTGGGCTCCACCGCACAGCGGGCGCTGCTCGACGCGGCGACGGCGCTGGCGTGGACGGGCGTGGACCGCGGCCAACCGGCAGAGGAGGCGTCGACATGA